One genomic window of Sphingomonas ginsengisoli An et al. 2013 includes the following:
- a CDS encoding TadE/TadG family type IV pilus assembly protein: MRALRALLGDRSGAAAAEFVLCLPIFTALIFGAAELGNYFYNEHILVKAVRDGARFAARQDINSFTKCASTTSTDLGSIYTNTRTIVRQGVLSGGSDRLNRWSDSGFSMSVACSTTAGTTNLGGFYANVKNAAGTVIGAPVVTVTAQVPYQSVLGTLGLTNSSYNLNATQQAAVIGW; encoded by the coding sequence ATGAGGGCGCTGCGCGCCTTGCTCGGGGATCGCTCCGGTGCCGCCGCGGCCGAGTTCGTGCTGTGCCTGCCGATCTTCACCGCGCTGATCTTCGGCGCGGCCGAGCTGGGTAATTATTTCTACAACGAGCATATATTGGTGAAGGCGGTGCGCGACGGCGCCCGGTTCGCCGCGCGGCAGGACATCAATTCCTTCACCAAATGCGCGTCGACCACCAGCACCGACCTTGGCAGCATCTACACCAACACGCGGACGATCGTTCGCCAGGGCGTGCTGTCGGGTGGCAGCGACCGGCTCAACAGATGGAGCGACAGCGGCTTCTCGATGTCGGTCGCCTGCAGCACCACCGCCGGGACGACCAACCTCGGCGGCTTTTACGCCAATGTGAAGAACGCCGCCGGCACCGTGATCGGCGCGCCGGTAGTGACCGTCACCGCGCAAGTCCCCTACCAATCGGTCCTCGGCACACTCGGCCTGACCAACTCGAGCTATAATCTCAATGCCACCCAGCAGGCGGCGGTGATCGGATGGTGA